One part of the Streptomyces sp. NBC_00286 genome encodes these proteins:
- a CDS encoding SCO2400 family protein, translating to MDYCHPCQRHLNGALACPGCGTPAEACRAYAASLNAAHAREGAGARAGDDGHGDSDDPEDSSAAGGRRSRGRSHRGARETRRDRRAAVHRRRRQRALLIGAGLLLAAGGLSLAELGKEAPSAEPNTATDDEGSGSRGSEDGKTGSSKGGAAGSAVTESRSPEASASPSPSKSKKPGDKGKDEDESKKPSPTPTSEDPEDPPRPPPEDPDTPDPRPTSKRPAPEPTPTETCTRFLFFCS from the coding sequence ATGGACTACTGCCACCCGTGCCAACGGCACCTCAACGGCGCCCTCGCCTGTCCGGGCTGCGGCACACCGGCCGAAGCCTGCCGGGCGTACGCCGCGTCGCTGAACGCCGCACACGCGCGAGAGGGCGCGGGTGCGCGGGCGGGCGACGACGGACACGGCGACTCCGACGACCCCGAGGACTCCTCGGCCGCCGGTGGACGCCGGTCCCGTGGCCGCTCCCATCGCGGGGCGCGGGAGACCCGGCGGGACAGGCGGGCGGCGGTGCACCGGCGTCGTCGGCAGCGGGCGCTGCTGATCGGGGCGGGGCTGCTGCTCGCCGCGGGCGGGCTGAGCCTGGCGGAGCTGGGCAAGGAGGCACCCTCGGCGGAGCCGAACACCGCGACGGACGACGAGGGCTCCGGTTCGCGGGGGTCGGAGGACGGGAAGACGGGCTCGTCGAAAGGCGGGGCGGCGGGCTCCGCCGTGACGGAGTCCCGGTCGCCGGAGGCCTCGGCCTCTCCTTCGCCCTCGAAATCGAAGAAGCCGGGAGACAAGGGCAAGGACGAGGACGAGAGCAAGAAGCCCTCTCCCACGCCGACGTCCGAGGATCCCGAGGACCCCCCGCGCCCGCCCCCTGAGGACCCCGACACCCCGGATCCCCGCCCGACGTCGAAGCGTCCGGCCCCGGAGCCGACGCCCACGGAGACGTGCACGCGGTTCCTGTTCTTCTGCTCGTAA
- a CDS encoding succinylglutamate desuccinylase/aspartoacylase family protein: MTLTIGPLRAEPGQKTRGVLSADLGPTTAEVPLILVNGSRPGPRVVVTGGVHGGEFIGVDAATRLAGLLEPDDVAGQLVICPVANPSAVYGGRLNISPLDGVNINRVFPGDKDGGPTDRMAAWLFEHLIDGADAYVDLHSGGIDQHLLDFVGYRLTGDAELDAKNRGMAHAVGYERVIFGTSPDGGNSHAAANRQGVPAILVETGKLGDRDPATVRRLLDGLYRLLHHLGVIEASEHVKPTTVQPRDWIWAGDAASQVTGLWYPDAVTGDEVTEGQTIGRIIDPIDGTEHKVTATATGKIIYGMNGLSVRPGTELAAIATPHH, translated from the coding sequence ATGACCCTGACCATCGGCCCGCTGCGTGCCGAGCCCGGCCAGAAGACCCGCGGGGTTCTGTCCGCCGACCTCGGCCCCACGACGGCGGAGGTTCCCCTGATCCTCGTCAACGGCTCCCGTCCGGGCCCCAGGGTCGTGGTCACCGGTGGCGTCCACGGCGGCGAGTTCATCGGCGTCGACGCCGCCACCCGCCTGGCCGGGCTGCTGGAACCGGACGACGTCGCCGGCCAGCTGGTGATCTGCCCCGTGGCCAATCCGTCGGCCGTTTACGGGGGCAGGCTCAACATCTCCCCGCTGGACGGCGTCAACATCAATCGCGTCTTCCCCGGCGACAAGGACGGCGGCCCCACCGACCGGATGGCGGCCTGGCTGTTCGAGCACCTGATTGACGGCGCCGACGCTTACGTGGACCTGCACAGCGGCGGCATCGACCAGCATCTGCTCGACTTCGTCGGTTACCGCCTGACCGGCGACGCCGAGCTGGATGCGAAGAACAGGGGAATGGCCCACGCGGTCGGATACGAGCGGGTCATCTTCGGCACCAGCCCGGACGGCGGCAACAGCCACGCCGCGGCGAACCGGCAGGGTGTCCCCGCGATCCTCGTCGAGACCGGAAAGCTCGGCGACCGGGACCCCGCCACCGTGCGCAGGCTGCTCGACGGCCTGTACCGGCTCCTGCACCACCTCGGTGTCATCGAGGCGTCGGAGCACGTCAAGCCGACGACCGTGCAGCCGCGCGACTGGATCTGGGCGGGCGATGCCGCATCCCAGGTCACCGGTCTGTGGTACCCGGACGCGGTCACCGGTGACGAGGTGACCGAGGGACAGACCATCGGCCGCATCATCGACCCGATCGACGGCACCGAGCACAAGGTCACCGCCACCGCCACCGGAAAGATCATCTACGGCATGAACGGACTCTCCGTCCGCCCCGGTACGGAGCTCGCCGCCATCGCCACCCCGCACCACTGA
- the chvE gene encoding multiple monosaccharide ABC transporter substrate-binding protein, protein MRNRRSALAVIAAASSLALTLSACGQSGEGGSEENKGDAKGSTVGIAMPTKSSERWIADGANVEKHLKDAGYKTKLVYGEDDPDQQVSQIENLITQGVSALIIAAIDNKSLDNVLQQAKDADIPVISYDRLILNSPNVDYYASFDNEKVGQLQGQYIADKLGLADGSEKGPFNIELFAGSNDDNNTKYFFQGAMSVLQPYIDKKQLVVRSGQTKLNQVTTLRWDGGTAQKRMDDLLTAAYKKERVDAVLSPYDGISIGILSALKSDDYGSANKPLPIVTGQDAEVASLKSIKADEQTQTVFKDTRELAKVAGNMVDSLLNDKKPKTNDTETYQNGAKVVPAFLLEPVSVDKTNYQKVVVDSGYVKASDVN, encoded by the coding sequence ATGCGCAACCGTAGAAGTGCACTCGCCGTCATAGCCGCGGCGTCCTCCCTTGCCCTGACGCTCTCCGCCTGCGGGCAGAGCGGCGAGGGCGGCAGCGAGGAGAACAAGGGGGACGCCAAGGGCTCCACCGTCGGCATCGCGATGCCGACCAAGTCCTCGGAGCGCTGGATCGCCGATGGTGCCAACGTCGAGAAGCACCTGAAGGACGCGGGCTACAAGACCAAGCTCGTCTACGGTGAGGACGACCCGGACCAGCAGGTCTCCCAGATCGAGAACCTGATCACCCAGGGCGTCAGCGCGCTGATCATCGCGGCGATCGACAACAAGTCGCTCGACAACGTTCTCCAGCAGGCCAAGGACGCCGACATCCCGGTGATCTCGTACGACCGACTCATCCTCAACAGCCCGAACGTGGACTACTACGCCTCGTTCGACAACGAGAAGGTCGGCCAGCTGCAGGGCCAGTACATCGCCGACAAGCTCGGTCTGGCGGACGGCTCCGAGAAGGGCCCGTTCAACATCGAGCTCTTCGCCGGCTCGAACGACGACAACAACACCAAGTACTTCTTCCAGGGCGCGATGAGCGTCCTGCAGCCGTACATCGACAAGAAGCAGCTGGTGGTCAGGTCGGGCCAGACCAAGCTGAACCAGGTCACCACCCTGCGCTGGGACGGCGGCACCGCCCAGAAGCGCATGGACGACCTGCTGACCGCCGCGTACAAGAAGGAGCGCGTCGACGCGGTCCTCTCGCCGTACGACGGCATCTCCATCGGCATCCTGTCGGCGCTGAAGTCGGACGACTACGGCTCCGCGAACAAGCCGCTGCCGATCGTCACGGGCCAGGACGCCGAGGTCGCCTCGCTGAAGTCGATCAAGGCCGACGAGCAGACGCAGACGGTCTTCAAGGACACCCGCGAGCTCGCCAAGGTGGCGGGCAACATGGTCGACTCCCTGCTCAACGACAAGAAGCCGAAGACCAACGACACCGAGACGTACCAGAACGGCGCGAAGGTCGTTCCCGCGTTCCTCCTGGAGCCGGTGAGCGTCGACAAGACCAACTACCAGAAGGTCGTCGTCGACTCCGGCTACGTCAAGGCCAGCGACGTCAACTGA
- a CDS encoding mandelate racemase/muconate lactonizing enzyme family protein, with product MRITGISTHVVGTPWRNLTYVQVHTDEGLTGVGETRMLGHTDALLGYLREAEANHILGSDPFAVEDLVKRMKYGDYGRAGEIVMSGIAVIEMACWDIKGKALGVPVWQLLGGKVTDKVKAYANGWYTTERTPEAYHKAAQQVMERGYKALKIDPFGTGHFELDHEATLYSVSLIEAVRDAIGPEAELMLEMHGRFSPATAVRLAKELAPFKPAWLEEPVPPENLKALEKVAAKVDMPVATGERIHDRIEFRELFESQAVDIIQPDVGHIGGIWETRKLAATAETHYMLVAPHNVGGPVLTAASLQVGFTAPNFKILEHFNDFADADIKKVVKGAPQVVDGYFHLSDAPGLGVELDTDAAAEFPQQQARFDLWADGWEQRKPKGSK from the coding sequence GTGCGCATCACTGGAATCAGCACGCACGTGGTAGGGACGCCGTGGCGGAACCTGACCTATGTCCAGGTGCACACCGATGAGGGACTCACCGGTGTCGGTGAGACCCGCATGCTGGGTCATACCGACGCGCTGCTCGGCTATCTGCGGGAGGCAGAGGCCAACCACATTCTCGGCTCCGACCCGTTCGCTGTCGAGGACCTCGTCAAGCGCATGAAGTACGGCGACTACGGCCGCGCCGGCGAGATCGTGATGTCCGGTATCGCGGTGATCGAGATGGCCTGCTGGGACATCAAGGGCAAGGCCCTCGGCGTCCCCGTCTGGCAGCTGCTCGGCGGCAAGGTCACCGACAAGGTCAAGGCGTACGCCAACGGCTGGTACACCACGGAGCGCACTCCGGAGGCGTACCACAAGGCCGCCCAGCAGGTCATGGAGCGCGGCTACAAGGCCCTCAAGATCGACCCCTTCGGGACCGGTCACTTCGAGCTCGACCACGAGGCGACCCTGTACTCCGTCTCCCTCATCGAGGCCGTACGGGACGCCATCGGCCCCGAGGCAGAGCTGATGCTGGAGATGCACGGCCGCTTCTCCCCCGCCACCGCCGTACGGCTCGCCAAGGAGCTCGCGCCCTTCAAGCCGGCCTGGCTGGAGGAGCCGGTTCCGCCGGAGAACCTGAAGGCGCTGGAGAAGGTGGCGGCGAAGGTGGACATGCCGGTCGCCACCGGTGAGCGCATCCACGACCGCATCGAGTTCCGCGAGCTCTTCGAGAGCCAGGCCGTGGACATCATCCAGCCCGACGTCGGCCACATCGGCGGCATCTGGGAGACGCGCAAGCTGGCCGCGACCGCCGAGACGCACTACATGCTCGTCGCCCCGCACAACGTGGGCGGCCCGGTCCTCACCGCCGCCTCCCTCCAGGTCGGCTTCACCGCCCCGAACTTCAAGATCCTCGAGCACTTCAACGACTTCGCGGACGCGGACATCAAGAAGGTCGTCAAGGGCGCGCCCCAGGTCGTGGACGGGTACTTCCACCTCTCCGACGCGCCCGGTCTCGGCGTCGAGTTGGACACGGACGCGGCGGCCGAGTTCCCGCAGCAGCAGGCGCGCTTCGACCTGTGGGCGGACGGCTGGGAGCAGCGCAAGCCCAAGGGGTCCAAGTGA
- the mmsB gene encoding multiple monosaccharide ABC transporter permease — protein MSTDLTAKSPAPAPGKDAAGGGGLLQLMLDGMRRNMRQYGMLIALGLIVALFAVWTDGDLLLPRNVSNLVLQNSYILILAMGMMLVIIAGHIDLSVGSLTAFVGSIAAVLMVKNDLPWPLAVVLCLLLGAAAGAMQGFFIAYLGIPSFIVTLAGMLLFRGLTEIFLEGQTLGPFPQGLQKVANGFLPEVGPNTNYHNLTLLLGFALIAFVIYQEVRDRKRSQEFSLEVPPFKLFVLKIVALVSALLTVTLLLASYKGAPVVLLILGVLVVGFGYVMRNAIVGRHIYAIGGNLPAAKLSGVKDKKVTFLVFLNMGMMAALAGLVFAARFNAASPKAGLNFELEAIAASFIGGASMSGGVGTVLGAIIGGLVLGVLNNGMNLVGVGTDWQQVIKGMVLLAAVGFDVWNKRKVGS, from the coding sequence ATGAGCACCGATCTGACCGCCAAGAGCCCGGCCCCCGCGCCGGGCAAGGACGCCGCCGGTGGCGGCGGCCTGCTCCAGCTGATGCTGGACGGCATGCGCCGCAACATGCGGCAGTACGGCATGCTGATCGCCCTCGGTCTGATCGTGGCCCTGTTCGCGGTGTGGACCGACGGCGACCTGCTTCTGCCGCGGAACGTCTCCAACCTGGTGCTGCAGAACAGCTACATCCTCATCCTCGCGATGGGCATGATGCTGGTCATCATCGCGGGCCATATCGACCTGTCGGTCGGCTCGCTCACCGCGTTCGTCGGCTCGATAGCCGCGGTGCTGATGGTCAAGAACGACTTGCCGTGGCCACTCGCGGTGGTGCTGTGTCTGCTGCTGGGCGCCGCCGCCGGTGCGATGCAGGGCTTCTTCATCGCGTATCTGGGCATTCCATCGTTCATCGTCACCCTCGCGGGCATGCTGCTCTTCCGCGGTCTGACGGAGATCTTCCTGGAGGGTCAGACCCTCGGCCCGTTCCCGCAGGGGCTGCAGAAGGTCGCCAACGGCTTCCTGCCCGAGGTCGGCCCGAACACGAACTACCACAACCTCACCCTGCTGCTCGGCTTCGCCCTGATCGCCTTCGTGATCTACCAGGAGGTGCGGGACCGCAAGCGGTCGCAGGAGTTCTCGCTCGAAGTGCCGCCCTTCAAGCTGTTCGTGCTCAAGATCGTGGCGCTGGTCTCCGCTCTGCTCACGGTGACGCTGCTGCTCGCCAGCTACAAGGGCGCCCCGGTGGTCCTGCTGATCCTCGGTGTGCTGGTCGTCGGCTTCGGCTACGTCATGCGCAACGCGATCGTCGGCCGTCACATCTACGCGATCGGCGGCAACCTCCCGGCGGCCAAGCTGTCGGGTGTGAAGGACAAGAAGGTCACCTTCCTGGTCTTCCTGAACATGGGCATGATGGCGGCCCTGGCGGGTCTGGTCTTCGCCGCCCGCTTCAACGCGGCCTCGCCCAAGGCCGGCCTCAACTTCGAACTCGAGGCGATCGCCGCCTCGTTCATCGGCGGCGCGTCGATGAGCGGCGGCGTCGGCACGGTCCTCGGCGCCATCATCGGCGGCCTGGTCCTGGGTGTGCTGAACAACGGTATGAACCTCGTCGGTGTCGGTACCGACTGGCAGCAGGTCATCAAGGGCATGGTGCTGCTGGCGGCGGTCGGCTTCGACGTGTGGAACAAGCGCAAGGTCGGCTCGTAA
- a CDS encoding zinc-dependent alcohol dehydrogenase, translated as MSVAVVIEAPGEHRLVPHEPTAPAAGEALVRVHASGICGSDREVYEGNRPEGYVRYPLTPGHEWSGTVEAVGSGVPESLIGRKVVGEGFRNCQVCDRCHAGETTLCSAGYEETGFTQPGAMAGTLTLPARLLHVLSDDADLTAAALLEPAACIAAAALKANARPGERVAVVGTGTLGMFAVQFLKAGSPGELLVVGTRPDRAVLSKDFGATEFRTKDEELPDDFDVVIETAGSADAARTAASLLRRGGRLVLTGIPAPGADGLDPTDLVVRQLEVHTVFGAAPDAWAHTVRVFGAGLLNPLPLVTHELPLEDFAKAIELVGSGDPKVGKVLIKP; from the coding sequence GTGAGCGTTGCTGTCGTCATCGAGGCTCCGGGCGAGCACCGGCTCGTCCCGCACGAGCCCACGGCTCCGGCCGCCGGGGAGGCCCTCGTACGGGTCCATGCGAGCGGCATCTGCGGCAGTGACCGTGAGGTGTACGAGGGCAACCGGCCCGAGGGGTACGTCCGTTACCCGCTCACGCCCGGCCATGAGTGGTCCGGCACGGTCGAGGCGGTCGGCTCCGGGGTCCCGGAGTCCCTCATCGGCCGCAAGGTGGTCGGCGAGGGGTTCCGCAACTGCCAGGTCTGCGACCGCTGCCACGCGGGCGAGACGACGCTGTGCTCCGCCGGGTACGAGGAGACGGGCTTCACGCAGCCCGGGGCGATGGCGGGCACACTGACGCTTCCGGCACGGCTGCTGCACGTCCTGTCCGACGACGCGGACCTGACCGCCGCCGCTCTGCTGGAGCCGGCCGCCTGCATCGCCGCCGCCGCGCTGAAGGCGAACGCCCGGCCGGGCGAGAGAGTGGCCGTCGTCGGCACCGGGACGCTGGGGATGTTCGCCGTGCAGTTCCTGAAGGCCGGCTCCCCGGGCGAGCTGCTCGTGGTCGGCACCCGCCCGGACCGCGCGGTGCTCTCCAAGGACTTCGGCGCCACGGAGTTCCGTACGAAGGACGAGGAACTCCCCGACGACTTCGACGTCGTCATCGAGACCGCCGGGTCCGCGGACGCGGCGCGCACCGCCGCCTCGCTGCTCCGACGCGGCGGCCGGCTCGTCCTGACCGGTATCCCGGCTCCGGGTGCCGACGGACTCGACCCCACCGATCTCGTCGTACGGCAGCTGGAAGTGCACACCGTGTTCGGTGCGGCCCCGGACGCCTGGGCGCACACGGTGCGGGTGTTCGGCGCCGGTCTGCTCAATCCGCTGCCCCTGGTCACCCACGAGCTGCCGCTGGAGGACTTCGCGAAGGCCATCGAGCTGGTCGGCTCCGGCGACCCGAAGGTCGGCAAGGTACTGATCAAGCCATAG
- the mmsA gene encoding multiple monosaccharide ABC transporter ATP-binding protein, which produces MAGPVLEMRSIVKTFPGVKALSDVTLTVQQGEVHAICGENGAGKSTLMKVLSGVHPHGSYEGDILFEGEICTFKDIRASEQHGIVIIHQELALVPYLSLAENIFLGNEHATRGIISWSETLKHATELLRRVGLSDHPDTRVADIGVGKQQLVEIAKALSKKVKLLILDEPTAALNDEDSGKLLDLILELKKQGITSIIISHKLNEIRKVADSVTILRDGRSIETLDVKAKETTEDRIISGMVGRDLEHRFPERTPHEPEVGAAPALEIRNWTVHHPIDQQRKVVDDVSIQVRRGEIVGIAGLMGAGRTELAMSVFGRTYGRYHGGKVFKDGKEIRTKHVPEAVKHGIAYVTEDRKHYGLNLIDTIGRNISLSALGKVSKRGVVDEHAERQVAEDFRKSMNIKAPTVFEQVGRLSGGNQQKVVLSKWIFAGPDVLILDEPTRGIDVGAKFEIYTVIDQLAAQGKAVVFISSELPELLGMCDRIYTMAAGRLTGEFSRAEATQEVLMRQMTKDKEVTR; this is translated from the coding sequence ATGGCGGGACCCGTCCTGGAAATGCGCTCGATCGTCAAGACCTTTCCCGGCGTCAAAGCGCTGTCGGACGTCACACTGACCGTCCAGCAGGGCGAGGTCCATGCCATCTGCGGGGAGAACGGCGCCGGTAAGTCGACCTTGATGAAGGTCCTCTCCGGCGTCCACCCGCACGGAAGTTACGAAGGGGACATCCTCTTCGAAGGTGAGATCTGCACCTTCAAGGACATCAGGGCGAGCGAGCAGCACGGCATTGTGATCATTCACCAGGAGCTTGCCCTGGTGCCGTATCTCTCCCTCGCGGAGAACATCTTCCTCGGCAACGAGCACGCCACCCGCGGGATCATCAGCTGGAGCGAGACGCTGAAGCACGCCACCGAGCTGCTGCGGCGGGTCGGTCTCAGCGACCACCCCGACACCCGCGTCGCCGACATCGGCGTGGGCAAGCAGCAGCTCGTGGAGATCGCCAAGGCCCTCTCGAAGAAGGTGAAGCTGCTCATCCTCGATGAGCCGACCGCGGCCCTGAACGACGAGGACAGCGGCAAACTCCTGGATCTCATCCTGGAGTTGAAGAAGCAGGGCATCACCTCGATCATCATCTCCCACAAGCTCAACGAGATCCGCAAGGTCGCGGACTCGGTGACGATCCTGCGCGACGGCCGCTCCATCGAGACGCTCGATGTGAAGGCCAAGGAGACCACCGAGGACCGGATCATCAGCGGGATGGTCGGCCGCGACCTCGAGCACCGCTTCCCGGAACGCACCCCGCACGAGCCGGAGGTGGGCGCGGCTCCGGCCCTGGAGATCCGCAACTGGACCGTGCACCACCCGATCGACCAGCAGCGCAAGGTTGTCGACGATGTGTCGATCCAGGTGCGGCGCGGGGAGATCGTCGGCATCGCGGGCCTGATGGGCGCCGGGCGCACCGAGCTCGCGATGAGCGTCTTCGGGCGTACGTACGGCCGGTACCACGGCGGCAAGGTCTTCAAGGACGGCAAGGAGATCCGTACGAAGCACGTGCCCGAGGCGGTCAAGCACGGCATCGCGTACGTCACCGAGGACCGTAAGCACTACGGGCTCAACCTCATCGACACCATCGGCCGCAATATCTCCCTCAGCGCGCTGGGGAAGGTCTCCAAGCGCGGTGTGGTCGACGAGCACGCGGAGCGCCAGGTCGCCGAGGACTTCCGCAAGTCCATGAACATCAAGGCGCCGACCGTGTTCGAGCAGGTGGGCCGGCTCTCGGGCGGTAACCAGCAGAAGGTCGTCCTCAGCAAGTGGATCTTCGCCGGGCCCGATGTGCTGATCCTGGACGAGCCGACCCGCGGTATCGACGTGGGCGCCAAGTTCGAGATCTACACCGTGATCGATCAACTGGCCGCGCAGGGCAAGGCGGTCGTCTTCATCTCCTCCGAGCTGCCGGAACTGCTCGGTATGTGTGACCGCATCTACACGATGGCCGCGGGGCGGCTGACCGGCGAATTCTCGCGTGCGGAGGCCACGCAGGAAGTGCTGATGCGCCAGATGACGAAGGACAAAGAGGTAACCCGATGA
- a CDS encoding pyridoxal phosphate-dependent aminotransferase: MADNVTSLFRTGAHSPSMAALARESGGESGPLDFCIPCNPYFPTPAMFEELTHRLRDIITFYPSSADTITGELCNLLQLPPQCVAMGNGSTELITWIDHLLVRESLAIPVPTFGRWTDQPMETGKRVDMFPLQESNGFALDPAQYIQFIRSRGSRVAVICNPNNPDGGFLPRQTILAFCDALADLDLIVIDESFLEFADAEAEPSVVEDAVMRPNVVVLRSLGKNFGLHGIRFGYMVANPSLAGRIRSMLPKWNLNSFAETVVFMLRDHGAEYMESLHQVRRDRLDMSRQLSQLPGLTVYPSQGNFLFVRLPVGAEGTVVRDQLLTEHRILVRECGNKIGSSSRFLRLVVRPQVDVRRLVSGLESVLYGSRRGAAVPELNNNYSSGTAAVDRLVSSTNGSGMQGLAAAAQGQGQQQQQPQLAPVAQAQQPQQQRQLAPVAQWPQQQQQPQQAPVAQGRQQQGLLTAVGAMGQGQGQGQGQAQGQGQQGMGQQPQQQPMTAMAQAQQQAGLSPVGAGQQQPGLSPVGAGQQQPGLSPVGGGQQQPGLSPVAANGQPQQEPWLTPVGQQQPGLTPVAQPGPQPMPQPTRWPAAAASRGTPWPEAPANNRVG; the protein is encoded by the coding sequence ATGGCCGACAACGTCACCTCGCTGTTCCGCACCGGCGCGCACAGCCCGTCAATGGCAGCGCTGGCACGAGAGAGCGGCGGGGAGTCGGGTCCGCTGGACTTCTGCATCCCCTGCAATCCGTACTTCCCCACACCGGCGATGTTCGAGGAGCTGACGCACCGGCTCCGCGACATCATCACGTTCTACCCGAGCAGTGCCGACACCATCACCGGTGAGCTGTGCAATCTGCTCCAACTGCCCCCGCAGTGCGTGGCGATGGGCAACGGGTCGACCGAACTGATCACCTGGATCGACCACTTGCTGGTGCGCGAGTCCCTGGCCATCCCCGTCCCCACCTTCGGCCGCTGGACCGACCAGCCGATGGAGACCGGCAAGCGCGTCGACATGTTCCCGCTCCAGGAGAGCAACGGCTTCGCCCTCGATCCGGCGCAGTACATCCAGTTCATCCGCTCCCGGGGCAGCAGAGTCGCGGTCATCTGCAACCCGAACAACCCCGACGGCGGCTTCCTGCCCCGCCAGACGATCCTCGCCTTCTGCGACGCCCTCGCCGATCTGGACCTGATCGTCATCGACGAGTCGTTCCTGGAGTTCGCCGACGCGGAGGCCGAGCCGAGTGTCGTCGAGGACGCGGTGATGCGCCCCAACGTGGTCGTGCTGCGCAGCCTCGGCAAGAACTTCGGCCTGCACGGCATCCGCTTCGGCTATATGGTCGCGAACCCCTCCCTGGCCGGCCGGATCCGCTCCATGCTGCCCAAGTGGAACCTCAACTCCTTCGCGGAGACCGTGGTGTTCATGCTCAGAGACCATGGCGCCGAGTACATGGAGAGCCTGCACCAGGTCCGCCGTGACCGCCTCGACATGTCCCGCCAGCTCTCCCAACTGCCCGGCCTGACGGTGTATCCGTCCCAGGGCAACTTCCTCTTCGTGCGCCTCCCCGTGGGCGCCGAGGGCACCGTGGTCCGGGATCAGCTGCTCACCGAGCACCGGATCCTGGTCCGCGAGTGCGGCAACAAGATCGGCTCGTCCAGTCGCTTCCTGCGACTCGTGGTCCGGCCTCAGGTGGATGTGCGTCGCCTGGTGTCCGGCCTGGAGTCGGTGCTCTACGGGTCCAGGAGGGGAGCCGCCGTGCCCGAGCTGAACAACAACTACAGCTCAGGTACGGCGGCCGTGGATCGCCTGGTCAGCTCCACGAACGGGTCGGGCATGCAGGGGCTGGCCGCGGCGGCCCAGGGGCAGGGCCAGCAACAGCAGCAGCCGCAGTTGGCGCCGGTCGCTCAGGCTCAACAGCCTCAGCAGCAAAGGCAGTTGGCGCCGGTCGCTCAGTGGCCGCAGCAGCAACAGCAACCGCAGCAGGCGCCCGTGGCGCAAGGGCGGCAGCAGCAGGGGCTGCTTACCGCTGTGGGCGCCATGGGTCAGGGTCAGGGTCAGGGGCAAGGGCAGGCACAGGGACAGGGACAGCAAGGTATGGGCCAGCAGCCTCAGCAGCAGCCCATGACCGCCATGGCTCAGGCCCAGCAGCAGGCCGGCCTGAGCCCGGTGGGCGCGGGCCAGCAGCAGCCGGGCCTGAGCCCGGTGGGCGCGGGCCAGCAGCAGCCGGGGCTGAGCCCGGTAGGCGGTGGCCAGCAGCAGCCAGGGCTGAGCCCGGTGGCCGCGAACGGTCAGCCGCAGCAGGAACCGTGGCTGACGCCCGTGGGCCAGCAGCAGCCTGGGCTGACTCCGGTCGCCCAGCCCGGTCCGCAGCCGATGCCACAGCCCACGCGCTGGCCGGCCGCCGCCGCATCCCGGGGCACGCCTTGGCCGGAAGCCCCCGCGAACAACCGGGTCGGCTGA